A genome region from Rhizobium sp. NXC14 includes the following:
- a CDS encoding cytochrome B6, with product MRKSHAVGLLYAASFAGVGVLAAGALSDPLPPDTTYRALPTMPFSEARKIDEAQKPEVAQRQRTLLERRYDLADKPMPGVMMSGGMKPVQDGIRVKLPADTSWDQLADMTPAEIKEKNLLPEGFLPLPHVKQATGGQVFPNRQIDEINAREMRDLRRFDVDFDLPDNLTPEFPPPVFLTTHPELGDVSRGQLLTIKNFYENMNGIITPVQMEGLRLLLTPFPQEEFNQTEDRKVADQSMGVACLDCHANFHTNAAFHLTPDVRPQADRFRLDTTSLRGLFNQQIHGSKRSLRSVEDFTEFEQRTAYFNGDHVSATRKGVNLPDRPNQVAMMAQMQNIIDFPPAPKLDPFGRLDPALATSQELAGEKIFMGKGRCADCHVPQTEFMDNNMHDLKLERFYRIGQVYNDFVTLPDGPIKTFTLRGIKDSPPYLHDGRLMTLADTVEFFNLVLGVKLTGQEKKDLVAYLLTL from the coding sequence ATGCGGAAATCTCACGCTGTTGGACTGCTTTACGCGGCCTCTTTTGCCGGTGTCGGCGTCCTTGCTGCCGGCGCATTGTCAGACCCCTTACCGCCCGACACTACCTATCGGGCTTTGCCGACCATGCCGTTTTCCGAGGCAAGGAAAATCGACGAGGCGCAGAAACCCGAGGTCGCTCAACGGCAGCGCACCCTTCTGGAGCGGCGTTACGATCTGGCGGACAAGCCGATGCCGGGGGTCATGATGTCGGGGGGCATGAAGCCGGTGCAAGATGGCATCCGCGTGAAGCTTCCGGCGGATACGAGCTGGGATCAGCTGGCGGACATGACACCGGCAGAGATCAAGGAGAAGAACCTGCTTCCGGAAGGCTTCCTGCCCCTGCCGCATGTGAAGCAGGCGACCGGCGGGCAAGTTTTTCCCAATCGCCAGATCGATGAGATAAATGCGAGGGAAATGCGGGATCTCCGCCGCTTCGACGTCGATTTCGACCTTCCCGACAACCTCACCCCGGAATTCCCGCCACCTGTCTTTCTGACTACCCATCCGGAGCTCGGCGACGTTTCCCGTGGCCAGTTGCTGACGATCAAGAACTTCTACGAGAACATGAACGGCATCATCACGCCGGTTCAGATGGAAGGGCTGCGGCTGCTTCTGACGCCCTTTCCGCAGGAAGAGTTCAACCAGACCGAGGACAGGAAGGTCGCGGACCAGAGCATGGGCGTCGCCTGTCTCGACTGCCATGCCAATTTCCACACCAATGCAGCCTTTCACCTGACCCCGGATGTTCGCCCGCAAGCGGACCGTTTCCGCTTGGACACGACAAGCCTGCGCGGCCTTTTCAACCAGCAGATTCACGGATCGAAGCGCTCGCTGCGGTCGGTCGAAGACTTCACCGAATTCGAACAGCGAACGGCCTATTTCAACGGCGACCATGTCAGCGCGACACGCAAAGGCGTCAATCTTCCCGACCGCCCGAACCAGGTCGCGATGATGGCGCAGATGCAAAATATCATCGATTTCCCACCCGCTCCGAAGCTCGACCCGTTCGGTCGGCTGGATCCCGCGCTCGCCACCTCCCAGGAACTGGCCGGCGAAAAAATCTTCATGGGCAAGGGACGCTGCGCCGATTGCCACGTTCCGCAGACGGAGTTCATGGACAACAACATGCATGACCTGAAGCTCGAGCGCTTTTACAGGATCGGCCAGGTTTACAATGATTTCGTCACGCTGCCTGATGGCCCTATCAAAACCTTCACGCTGCGCGGCATCAAGGATTCGCCTCCTTATCTGCATGACGGCCGGCTGATGACGCTCGCCGACACCGTCGAATTCTTCAATCTTGTCCTCGGGGTCAAACTGACCGGACAGGAAAAGAAGGATCTCGTCGCCTACCTGTTGACGCTGTGA
- a CDS encoding APC family permease, with translation MNLATFLLGRRLANREHEDKKIGWIEAVPAMGLDGLGSSSYGPEAALTILMPLGALGLTYIGPVMGCIVALLTILYFSYRQTLAAYPTNGGAYVVAKENLGEYPSLLAAAALMIDYVLNVAVGVSAGVGALVSALPGLHPYILPLCLVVVLIVMLANLRGTGEAGWLFALPTYLFIICFLGVIGYGLIAMALVEKPAPVVSPPPLNPIAQGATIWLLMHAFASGCTAMTGVEAVSNGMGSFRQPVMRNAYITLSVIVVILGLLLGGIAAIVSVFEIGAMDQTKEGYQSVLSQLIAAVAGHGAFYYIAMASLLSVLCLSANTSFVGFPRLCQMVAADGYLPKAFAQPGRRLVFTVGILFLSGFATLLLIVFGGITDHLIPLFAIGAFLTFTISQAGMTVHWRRHPKRYTAKLTMNAVGAVSTGAALIIILIAKFAEGAWITLITVPVTIAILKSIKSYYRSLQRELRTPGPITVEDIEPPTVLVVTETWNRLSERAIKFALTISPDVVAVHFIRLGGPDREEGEKALREEWRIEVEEPIAAHGLKPPRLMLIPAPYRQLHEPLLRLIEKLDADSPERRVAVLIPETVKDKWWQKLLHMNRAGRLRAKLVKLGGPRLTVATVPWRLYREEQAAA, from the coding sequence ATGAACCTCGCGACTTTCCTGCTTGGTCGCCGTCTCGCCAATCGCGAGCACGAAGACAAGAAGATCGGTTGGATAGAGGCAGTGCCCGCAATGGGGCTCGATGGCTTGGGTTCGTCGTCTTACGGCCCCGAGGCAGCGCTCACCATTCTCATGCCGCTGGGCGCGCTCGGTCTGACCTATATCGGGCCAGTGATGGGCTGCATTGTCGCTCTGCTGACGATCCTATATTTCTCCTACCGGCAGACGCTTGCCGCCTACCCGACGAATGGCGGCGCCTATGTGGTGGCGAAGGAAAATCTGGGGGAATATCCGAGCCTGCTTGCTGCTGCGGCGTTGATGATCGATTACGTCTTGAATGTCGCTGTGGGCGTTTCGGCAGGAGTCGGAGCGCTTGTCTCGGCGTTACCGGGCCTTCATCCGTACATTCTGCCTCTCTGCCTCGTCGTGGTCCTCATCGTCATGCTCGCCAATTTGCGCGGAACGGGAGAGGCCGGTTGGCTATTTGCACTGCCGACCTACCTCTTTATCATCTGCTTCCTGGGCGTCATCGGCTACGGCCTGATCGCGATGGCCCTGGTGGAGAAACCTGCACCCGTCGTCTCCCCGCCTCCGCTGAACCCGATAGCACAGGGCGCGACCATATGGCTGCTTATGCATGCATTCGCCAGCGGCTGCACGGCGATGACCGGAGTGGAAGCCGTCTCCAACGGGATGGGGTCGTTCAGGCAGCCCGTCATGCGGAACGCCTATATCACGCTCAGCGTCATCGTTGTCATTCTCGGTCTGCTTCTCGGCGGTATTGCCGCCATTGTCAGCGTCTTCGAAATCGGCGCAATGGATCAGACGAAAGAGGGCTATCAGAGCGTGCTGTCGCAGCTGATTGCCGCCGTCGCCGGCCATGGCGCGTTCTACTATATCGCGATGGCAAGCCTTCTCAGCGTTCTTTGCCTGTCGGCCAATACCAGCTTTGTCGGCTTCCCACGTCTTTGCCAGATGGTCGCCGCCGACGGCTATCTCCCCAAGGCCTTCGCCCAGCCGGGACGCCGGCTGGTATTTACTGTCGGCATCCTCTTCCTTTCCGGCTTCGCCACGCTGCTTCTGATCGTTTTCGGAGGAATCACCGATCATCTGATCCCGCTCTTTGCAATCGGCGCATTCTTGACGTTTACGATTTCTCAGGCAGGGATGACCGTTCACTGGCGCCGTCATCCCAAAAGATACACCGCAAAGCTGACGATGAACGCGGTCGGCGCGGTTTCGACAGGTGCGGCGCTCATCATCATCCTGATCGCCAAGTTTGCGGAGGGCGCGTGGATCACCCTCATCACGGTCCCGGTGACCATTGCCATTCTGAAATCGATCAAGAGCTACTACCGCTCGCTTCAACGCGAACTCAGGACGCCTGGTCCTATCACCGTCGAAGATATCGAGCCCCCAACCGTTCTCGTCGTAACCGAAACATGGAACAGGTTGAGCGAACGCGCCATCAAGTTCGCACTGACGATCTCGCCCGATGTTGTCGCCGTCCATTTCATCCGTCTCGGTGGGCCCGATCGGGAGGAAGGTGAAAAAGCGCTTCGCGAGGAATGGCGCATCGAGGTGGAAGAGCCGATCGCCGCCCACGGGCTGAAGCCGCCGCGGCTCATGCTCATCCCAGCGCCTTATCGGCAACTGCATGAGCCGCTTTTGCGGCTGATCGAAAAGCTCGATGCCGATAGTCCGGAGAGGCGGGTCGCGGTTCTGATCCCTGAAACGGTGAAAGACAAATGGTGGCAGAAGCTGCTGCACATGAACAGGGCAGGACGGCTAAGGGCAAAACTGGTCAAGCTTGGAGGTCCCCGCCTGACGGTGGCGACGGTTCCGTGGCGGCTATATCGGGAGGAGCAGGCGGCGGCGTGA
- a CDS encoding SDR family NAD(P)-dependent oxidoreductase: MADRQSGKGLAVVTGASTGIGYELAKCAARDGYDLIVAADEERIKQAAADLKAFGTSVDAVEADLSTLEGVDRLTERITASGRSVDLLMANAGRGIGEGFLDQNFNEARKVIETNITGTIYLIHQIGNQMRSRGAGRILLTGSIAGFMPGSYQAVYNATKAFINSFSFALREELKDSGVTVSCLMPGATETEFFKRAGLLDTAIGQSKKDDAGEVARIGYDAMMDGEGDVVSGWKNKLQAAVANVTPASVLAHQHSKVAKPGSGTK, translated from the coding sequence ATGGCTGATCGTCAATCAGGCAAAGGCCTGGCGGTCGTCACCGGCGCCTCCACCGGCATCGGCTACGAACTGGCGAAGTGTGCGGCCCGGGACGGTTATGATCTCATCGTTGCCGCCGACGAGGAGCGGATCAAACAGGCGGCCGCCGATCTCAAGGCGTTCGGCACCTCAGTCGATGCTGTCGAGGCCGACCTTTCAACGCTTGAAGGGGTCGACCGGCTGACGGAGCGCATCACCGCGAGCGGCCGATCGGTCGATCTGTTGATGGCCAATGCCGGGCGCGGCATCGGCGAAGGTTTCCTCGACCAGAATTTCAATGAGGCGCGCAAGGTCATCGAAACCAACATCACCGGAACGATCTACCTGATCCATCAGATCGGCAACCAGATGCGCAGCCGCGGCGCTGGCCGCATCCTGCTGACAGGCTCGATCGCCGGATTTATGCCGGGCTCCTACCAGGCCGTTTATAACGCCACCAAGGCCTTCATCAACAGCTTCTCCTTCGCCTTGCGCGAGGAATTGAAGGATTCCGGCGTCACCGTCAGCTGCCTCATGCCGGGGGCGACGGAAACCGAGTTCTTCAAACGCGCCGGTCTTCTGGATACGGCGATCGGTCAGTCGAAGAAGGACGACGCCGGCGAAGTCGCGCGCATCGGCTATGACGCGATGATGGACGGCGAAGGCGATGTTGTGAGCGGTTGGAAGAACAAGCTCCAAGCTGCCGTTGCCAATGTCACGCCGGCAAGCGTGCTCGCCCATCAGCATTCGAAGGTGGCAAAGCCCGGTTCGGGCACAAAATAG
- a CDS encoding zinc-dependent alcohol dehydrogenase yields MRALTWHGKHDIRCDSVPDPQIQDGRDAIIKVTACAICGSDLHLYDGVMPEMHSGDVMGHETMGEVVEVGTDNTKLKVGDRVVVPFTISCGECFFCKRGFYSGCERSNPDRAKVAKLWGNSPAGLFGYSHLLGGYAGGQAEYLRVPYADVGPIKVPAGLSDEQVLFLSDIFPTGYMAADFCNIQPGDTIAIWGCGPVGQMAIRSAFLLGAERVIAIDAVPERMALAQAAGAVTLDFMDKDVYEQIMELTDGRGADACIDAVGTEAEAAASWDSRLDRIKVAMFMGTDRPHVLRQAIHCCRNFGTVSIVGVYGGFLDKIPMGSAINRGLTFKMAQTPVQHYLPILMERIEKGDIDPSFVITHRGTLEDGPALYKTFRDKQDGCIKVVLKP; encoded by the coding sequence GTGAGAGCTCTGACGTGGCACGGCAAGCATGACATCCGCTGTGATAGTGTCCCCGATCCTCAGATCCAGGACGGACGCGATGCCATCATCAAGGTCACGGCCTGCGCGATCTGCGGATCGGATCTGCATCTCTACGACGGCGTCATGCCGGAGATGCACAGCGGCGACGTCATGGGTCATGAGACCATGGGCGAAGTGGTGGAAGTCGGAACGGACAATACCAAGCTCAAGGTCGGCGACCGCGTCGTCGTGCCCTTTACCATCTCCTGCGGCGAATGTTTCTTCTGCAAGCGCGGCTTCTATTCCGGTTGCGAGCGCTCAAATCCCGATCGAGCCAAGGTCGCGAAACTCTGGGGCAATTCGCCGGCGGGCCTGTTCGGCTACTCGCATCTGCTCGGCGGCTATGCCGGCGGACAGGCGGAATATCTGCGCGTGCCCTATGCCGATGTCGGGCCGATCAAGGTGCCGGCAGGGCTTTCCGACGAGCAGGTGCTCTTTCTTTCGGATATTTTCCCAACCGGTTATATGGCGGCCGATTTCTGCAACATCCAGCCCGGCGATACGATCGCGATCTGGGGCTGCGGCCCGGTCGGCCAGATGGCAATACGTTCGGCCTTCCTGCTCGGAGCCGAACGGGTGATCGCCATCGATGCAGTGCCCGAGCGGATGGCGCTCGCGCAAGCGGCCGGCGCCGTCACCCTCGATTTCATGGACAAGGACGTCTACGAACAGATCATGGAATTGACCGACGGGCGAGGTGCGGACGCCTGCATCGATGCCGTCGGAACCGAAGCCGAAGCAGCCGCCAGCTGGGATTCGCGCCTCGACCGCATCAAGGTCGCCATGTTCATGGGCACGGACCGCCCGCATGTGCTGCGTCAGGCCATCCACTGCTGCCGCAACTTCGGCACGGTCTCGATCGTCGGCGTCTATGGCGGTTTTCTCGACAAGATCCCGATGGGTTCGGCAATCAACCGGGGCCTGACCTTCAAAATGGCCCAGACGCCGGTCCAGCATTATCTGCCGATCCTAATGGAGCGTATTGAAAAGGGCGACATTGATCCGTCCTTCGTCATCACACATCGCGGCACCCTGGAAGACGGTCCGGCCCTCTACAAGACGTTCCGCGACAAGCAGGACGGCTGCATCAAGGTCGTCCTAAAACCTTAA
- a CDS encoding metallophosphoesterase: MDEQRKSVRIAAVADLHVTEDGAKSYKDLFAEISSVADVLVIAGDLTDLGKPKEAELLASDLRHCTVPTVAVLGNHDHESGQVDDVCRVLTDAGVKLLNGQAAEVAGVGFVGVKGFAGGFGRHMLGSFGEAAIKAMVAESVEESMRLENAMRQVRSDRSLVILHYAPIAETVAGEPLEIYPFLGSSRLAETIDRFRVNAVVHGHAHRGSYEGRTPGGAPVYNVAAHIEKPTGKTYALLDL; this comes from the coding sequence ATGGATGAACAGCGAAAGAGCGTGAGAATTGCGGCGGTGGCCGATCTTCATGTGACTGAAGACGGCGCCAAGTCCTACAAGGATCTTTTCGCGGAGATTTCCTCCGTGGCCGACGTTCTCGTCATCGCCGGCGACCTCACCGACCTCGGAAAGCCCAAGGAAGCCGAACTGCTTGCGAGCGATCTGCGCCATTGCACCGTGCCGACAGTCGCCGTCCTTGGCAACCATGATCACGAGAGCGGCCAGGTCGATGACGTCTGCCGGGTGCTGACGGATGCCGGCGTGAAACTGCTCAACGGCCAGGCGGCCGAAGTCGCCGGCGTCGGTTTCGTCGGCGTCAAGGGCTTTGCCGGCGGCTTCGGGCGACACATGCTCGGCTCGTTCGGTGAGGCGGCGATCAAGGCGATGGTTGCCGAAAGCGTCGAGGAGTCAATGCGCCTGGAAAACGCGATGCGCCAAGTCCGCTCCGATCGTTCCCTCGTCATCCTGCACTACGCGCCGATTGCCGAAACAGTGGCGGGCGAACCCCTGGAAATCTATCCGTTTCTCGGCTCTTCACGGCTGGCCGAAACGATCGACCGGTTCCGCGTCAATGCGGTCGTACACGGTCATGCCCACCGGGGATCCTATGAGGGCCGCACGCCGGGCGGCGCCCCCGTCTACAATGTTGCGGCCCATATCGAGAAACCCACCGGCAAGACTTACGCGTTGCTTGATCTCTGA
- a CDS encoding nucleotidyltransferase family protein: MTARSAERDKNNNTLMKVKAVPELIDPDAEPFVTQAVRELVGSQIPFLVAGTYAVCAYTGISRQTKDFDIFCKAGDYARILGHFKSKGYTVEVEDERWLGKVFKGNHFFDVIFASSNGTMPVGDDWFEDARRVKMCGHTVRIVSPTELVWSKCFVQLRHRYDGADIAHVILKAHDSIDWRKLLAYLEVHWEVLLIHLLNFRWIYPTERDKIPQWLLDELLDRLKAQQELPLPQMKICRGRMYSRVDFEIDVKEWGFADVGGEGELRGD; the protein is encoded by the coding sequence ATGACCGCTCGAAGTGCCGAAAGAGACAAAAACAACAACACGCTCATGAAAGTGAAGGCGGTTCCGGAACTCATCGATCCCGACGCCGAGCCGTTCGTGACCCAGGCCGTCCGAGAGCTCGTCGGATCGCAGATCCCGTTTCTGGTCGCCGGCACCTATGCCGTCTGCGCCTATACGGGCATTTCGCGCCAGACGAAGGACTTCGACATATTTTGCAAAGCGGGCGACTACGCGCGCATCCTCGGCCATTTCAAATCCAAGGGCTACACGGTCGAAGTCGAAGACGAGCGCTGGCTCGGAAAGGTCTTCAAGGGCAACCATTTCTTTGACGTCATCTTTGCCTCCTCCAACGGAACGATGCCGGTCGGCGACGACTGGTTCGAGGATGCGCGCAGGGTCAAGATGTGCGGCCACACGGTCAGGATCGTCAGCCCGACCGAATTGGTCTGGTCGAAGTGCTTTGTCCAACTGCGCCACCGCTATGATGGCGCCGATATCGCGCACGTCATTTTGAAGGCACATGACTCCATCGATTGGCGCAAGCTGCTGGCTTATCTGGAAGTCCACTGGGAAGTCCTCCTCATCCATCTTCTCAATTTCAGGTGGATCTACCCGACCGAGCGAGACAAGATTCCGCAATGGCTGCTGGACGAACTGCTGGATCGGCTCAAGGCGCAGCAGGAGCTGCCATTGCCGCAAATGAAAATATGCCGCGGCCGGATGTATTCCCGCGTGGATTTCGAAATTGACGTGAAGGAATGGGGTTTTGCCGATGTCGGCGGCGAAGGTGAATTGCGAGGAGATTAG
- a CDS encoding Gfo/Idh/MocA family oxidoreductase: MNVLISEENAANAKRLKLGFLGVGWIGRHRMKAILGSGVAEAVAIADPSTNMAREALALAPDARIVADLDGLLAQELDGVVIATPSATHAEQSIRALGAGFAVFCQKPLGRTASEVRAVVDASRTADRLLGVDLSYRHTQGMQQIRQLIRSHALGKIFAADLTFHNAYGPDKPWFYDKSQSGGGCVIDLGVHLVDLALWCLDFPFVTNVTSALRAGGERLENNGQVEDFAAATLTLAGGEIIRLTCSWRLNAGCDAEIGADFFGTEGGASLRNVHGSFYDFTAIRMSGTSSETLALPPDDWGGRAAVDWARKLAAGQRYDPACENFIAVAEAIDGIYGAGM, translated from the coding sequence ATGAATGTGTTGATTTCCGAAGAAAATGCGGCGAACGCCAAACGGCTGAAGCTCGGCTTTCTCGGCGTAGGCTGGATCGGCCGGCATCGGATGAAAGCGATCCTCGGGAGCGGCGTGGCCGAGGCAGTCGCCATCGCCGACCCCTCAACAAATATGGCCCGAGAGGCCCTGGCGCTTGCCCCGGATGCCAGGATCGTCGCCGATCTGGACGGGTTGCTGGCGCAGGAGCTCGACGGCGTCGTGATCGCAACGCCGAGCGCCACACATGCCGAACAGTCGATCCGCGCCCTTGGGGCAGGCTTTGCCGTCTTCTGCCAGAAGCCGCTTGGCCGAACGGCATCCGAGGTCAGGGCTGTCGTCGATGCTTCCAGAACCGCCGACAGGCTGCTTGGCGTCGATCTTTCCTATCGACACACGCAAGGCATGCAGCAGATCCGGCAGCTCATCCGCTCGCATGCCCTCGGAAAGATCTTTGCGGCCGATCTGACTTTCCACAACGCCTATGGCCCGGATAAACCCTGGTTTTACGATAAGAGCCAGTCCGGCGGCGGCTGCGTCATCGATCTCGGCGTTCACCTCGTCGACCTGGCCTTATGGTGCCTCGATTTCCCCTTCGTCACCAATGTCACGAGCGCTTTGAGAGCCGGTGGGGAAAGGCTCGAAAACAACGGTCAGGTCGAGGATTTTGCAGCCGCAACGCTGACGCTCGCCGGCGGCGAAATCATCCGACTGACATGCTCCTGGCGTCTCAATGCCGGTTGTGACGCCGAGATCGGCGCCGATTTCTTCGGAACGGAGGGAGGGGCCTCCCTCAGGAATGTCCATGGCTCATTCTACGATTTTACGGCCATCAGGATGTCCGGCACTTCGAGCGAAACTCTGGCCCTCCCCCCGGATGATTGGGGCGGAAGGGCTGCCGTGGATTGGGCAAGAAAGCTGGCCGCAGGCCAGCGCTACGATCCCGCGTGTGAGAATTTTATCGCAGTGGCGGAGGCGATCGACGGTATCTACGGCGCCGGCATGTAA
- a CDS encoding zinc-binding dehydrogenase, translated as MDIAATQKAGLMRAAIVTGPGHISVETRPLPEPGPGQVRVKLEGCGVCASNLTPWAGPDWMTFPTEAGGLGHEGWGIVDAIGPDVTGIRLGERVAALSYHAYATHDIADASMVASLPKELDGKPFPGEPLGCAMNIFGRSNIERGQTVVIIGIGFLGALLTRLAAAAGARVIAISRRPYSLEVAREMGAAETIPMDDHWQIIESVKALTGGKFCDCVIEAVGKQWPLDLAGELTKERGRLIIAGYHQDGPRQINMQLWNWRGLDVINAHEREPAVYIKGIRDAIEAVRQGRIDPQPLYTHIYPLERLDDALNTTRDRPNGFLKALVQYS; from the coding sequence ATGGACATTGCGGCGACACAGAAGGCCGGGCTCATGCGGGCTGCCATCGTCACCGGCCCCGGACATATCTCGGTGGAGACCCGCCCCCTGCCCGAACCCGGTCCGGGCCAGGTCAGGGTTAAACTGGAAGGATGCGGCGTCTGCGCCTCGAACCTCACGCCCTGGGCCGGACCGGACTGGATGACGTTCCCCACCGAGGCGGGTGGATTAGGCCACGAGGGCTGGGGTATTGTCGATGCCATTGGCCCCGATGTCACGGGAATTCGCTTGGGAGAGCGGGTTGCCGCTCTTTCCTACCATGCCTACGCCACGCACGACATTGCCGATGCCTCGATGGTCGCATCACTGCCGAAGGAGTTGGATGGCAAGCCCTTTCCGGGCGAACCGCTCGGCTGCGCCATGAACATCTTCGGCCGCAGCAACATCGAGCGCGGCCAGACCGTCGTCATTATCGGCATCGGTTTCCTGGGCGCCCTCCTCACCCGGCTTGCCGCGGCAGCCGGCGCAAGGGTGATCGCCATCTCGCGCAGGCCCTATTCACTCGAGGTGGCGAGAGAGATGGGAGCGGCCGAGACCATTCCGATGGACGATCATTGGCAAATCATCGAGAGCGTCAAAGCACTTACGGGCGGAAAATTCTGCGACTGCGTCATCGAAGCCGTCGGCAAACAATGGCCGCTCGACCTGGCGGGCGAGCTTACGAAGGAACGGGGGCGACTGATCATTGCCGGCTATCACCAGGACGGGCCTCGTCAAATCAACATGCAGCTTTGGAACTGGCGCGGGCTCGACGTCATCAACGCTCATGAGCGCGAGCCGGCCGTCTATATCAAAGGCATTCGCGACGCCATAGAAGCCGTGCGCCAGGGCCGGATCGATCCGCAGCCGCTCTACACGCATATCTATCCGCTGGAGAGGCTGGACGACGCCCTCAACACGACTCGCGACCGGCCTAACGGTTTTCTCAAGGCTCTGGTGCAATATTCATGA
- a CDS encoding SDR family NAD(P)-dependent oxidoreductase, with protein sequence MTILITGGCGFIGRHVAEELLNNGYEVRILDALIDQVHGDAEVSVPDGAEIIQGDVRDKDAVRAALAGVNGVIHLAAEVGVGQSMYEIARYVGCNDLGTAVLLEAMIGLPVKTIVVASSMSVYGEGLYRTADGKRLGYVRRRMQHVKQGKWDPLDRDNQPLTPVATDEEKPVDLASIYALTKYAQERQVLIFGEAYGLDAVALRLFNVFGAGQALSNPYTGVLANFGSRLANGQPPMIFEDGRQRRDFVHVRDVATAFRLALEKPAAAGHVINIGSGQAYSIADVATLLADAMGVPEIGPDIMNKARSGDIRNCFADISKARELLGFEPKYRLENALAPFAEWVRQTGAVDRGAEMKRQLEERGLVS encoded by the coding sequence ATGACGATTTTGATAACTGGCGGGTGCGGCTTCATTGGTCGCCACGTTGCTGAAGAACTTCTGAACAACGGCTATGAGGTGCGCATCCTCGATGCGCTGATCGACCAGGTGCATGGCGATGCCGAAGTCAGCGTGCCTGATGGAGCCGAGATTATTCAAGGCGACGTCAGAGACAAGGACGCCGTGCGGGCGGCGCTTGCCGGTGTGAACGGCGTCATCCATCTCGCTGCCGAAGTAGGCGTCGGACAGTCGATGTACGAAATTGCCCGCTATGTCGGCTGCAACGACCTCGGCACGGCGGTGCTCCTCGAAGCCATGATCGGCCTTCCCGTCAAGACGATCGTCGTCGCCTCATCGATGAGTGTCTATGGAGAGGGGCTCTATCGGACTGCGGATGGAAAGCGGCTCGGCTATGTCAGGCGACGCATGCAGCATGTCAAGCAGGGCAAGTGGGATCCGCTTGATCGGGACAACCAGCCGCTGACTCCGGTCGCCACCGATGAGGAGAAACCGGTCGATCTTGCGTCCATTTACGCTTTGACGAAATACGCCCAGGAGAGGCAGGTTCTGATTTTCGGTGAAGCCTACGGCCTGGATGCCGTCGCGCTGCGTCTCTTCAACGTTTTCGGCGCGGGCCAGGCGCTTTCCAATCCTTATACGGGCGTACTCGCCAATTTCGGTTCGCGCCTCGCCAACGGCCAGCCGCCGATGATCTTCGAGGACGGCAGGCAGCGGCGCGATTTCGTCCATGTCCGCGATGTGGCGACAGCCTTCCGCCTGGCTCTGGAAAAACCCGCGGCAGCCGGTCACGTGATCAATATCGGCAGCGGCCAGGCCTATTCGATCGCCGATGTCGCGACGCTTCTCGCCGATGCCATGGGCGTGCCCGAGATCGGCCCTGACATCATGAACAAGGCGCGTTCGGGTGACATCCGCAATTGCTTCGCCGACATTTCCAAGGCGCGCGAACTCCTCGGCTTCGAACCGAAATATCGTCTCGAAAATGCGCTCGCGCCCTTCGCCGAATGGGTGCGGCAGACGGGGGCTGTCGATCGTGGCGCCGAAATGAAGCGGCAACTGGAAGAGCGGGGGCTGGTTTCATGA